AACCGCCCCTGCCCCCGCCGCCCCGCCCGCGCCCGGCGCCGGTGCGCCGGCCAAGCTCGCGGAACGCATGACCGGCCGCCGGCACCAGGTACTCCTGGCCGGTCTGAGCAAGGCGGGCCTGTACGACCTGAGTGCCGAGGACGGCGAGGCGGTACGGGCGATGGCCGAGCTGCTCGACGAGCCGACGGTCCGCCGGGTGGCCCACTGGCTCTCGGTCGCCGGCGGGCAGGGGTAGCGCACACGGGTCCGGTTCGGAGTGCGGTTCGCCGGGCAGTGACGTCCTGGAAGCCACCTTCTAGGACTGGAGGGCGTATGAAGGTCTCCGTCGACCGCGCGCTGTGCTACGGCTCCGCCGAGTGCGCGCACCGGGCGCCGGACGTGTTCGCGTTCGAGGACGGATACGGCGTCGTACGGCCCGGCCATGAGGAGTCCGCCGACGACCCGCGGGTCCTGGAAGCGGTCGAGAAGTGCCCGTCACAGGCGATCTCACTCCGGTGACAACTCAACGTCCCCGGACGGTAACCCAGCGCGCTCATGCGGGAGTTCAGGGAGTGCGTGCGCCGGCCGGGTAGGTCCACCCGAGGTCGGCCAGGGCGCGGGTCCGGGCCTCGGCGACCGCCGTACGGGCCGCGCGCTCGACAGGGTCGGCGTGGGACGCCTGGCCCGTGACCTGGCCGTCCCACTTGCGGTACAGCAGGCCGGTCTCCGCCGAGAACCAGCCGCGGCTCACCGCGTCCAGCGCCAGCAGCAGGCCGGTGTCCTCGGAGGCCGGCAGGGCCATCCAGCCGCCGAGTGCGACGAGCAGCTCCCGCCGGACGCACAGGGTCGCCGGATGGACCGGCGCGCGAAAGTCGTTCCGCTTCCAGTGCTCGAACACGGAACCGCGGTCGAGCGGGCCGTCGTCCGGTTCGCCGGGGAAACCGGCCGTGGAGCCGTCGGGCAACAGGTCGAGGGCCCGGGACGTCGTCCAGCCGATGGTGCGGTCCGCCTCCAGCACGGCCAGATCGCGGGTCAGCGCGCCCGGCGTGAGCCGGTCGTCGGCGTCCAGGACCTTCACATACGCGCCCCCGGCGCGCGCCAGCGCGATCGTACGGGCGACTCCGGGCCCGCCCGGCCGGCCCTGGCCGAAGCTCACGCGCGCGTCGTCCGGGACATACGGGCGGACCTCGTCCGTCGTGCCGTCCTGCTGGATCACCCATTCCCACGTCCAGCCACTGGGCAGCCTCTGCTCGCACAGGGACGCGTGGGCTTCCGGCAGGAAGCGGGCGGACGGGCCGTGAACAGCGGTGATGACGGTGACGCGCCGGGACACGGCAGCACTCACCACCTTTCCGGGAGCGTCGCGGGTGTGTGCGCCATGGTGTCCGTCATGTCGCCCGGGTGACAACAGCGGGTGAGAAGAGGAAAAGACCTCCGGGTGAGAACAGCGCGAGACCCCCGGCCGAACCCGGCCGGGGGTCTGTTCGTATCGACTGATGCGTACGCAAGTCGCCCTGTGTCGAGACGTTGCGGTATTGCGAGGGGGAGGCGGGGGGTCAGCAGTCGAGTCTGGCCGCCGCGGGTTCTTCAGGAACGGCCGTGCTCTCCGGGGTGTCGCTGAGGGGACGGTGCCGGCAGCTCGGGGACTTTCCATGGGCCTCGGCCCGGATGCGTTGCTTCATCGTGGGGGGCAGCGCTCTGGAATAGGACCAGGCCCAGTGGCGTGGCGCCGGGATCGTCGGGGCGGTCCGCTGTGCGGTACCGGTGCGGGTGCTGCTCTCGGGCTGAGCTGCGGCCGCCGCGGTCGTGGCGGTCGTGGTGGTGATGAGTCCGAGCGCCGTGCACAGCGCGAGGAAGGCGGTGACGATGGCGGTCCACAGGTTCATGACCTTGTTCTGGGTCATGGCCCCTCACTTTCGGGTCGGGCGATTTGCGTACTTTCCTCATGATGTGTATGTGGGCCGCGAAGTGGTGGACCGACGCCCGTGGCGCGTCGATGTTCAGATCAACACCACCCGGATGGCGGTAAGAGGGCCGGAAAACTCCCAAAAGCTGGTGAGGGTGAGCGAAGAGGGAGCAAAGTAACGGTCCGTGGAGGTGTGATCACCCTCCGATCGGAATGGTGCCGGACCAGGGCTATTGCGCTGCCGGAGGCGGGAGTTGGGGCCTCACGCAGATCACCGATCGATATCGGTCGGTGTGTATAGTCGGGCGGCAGAGGTCCCCTACGTCAAGGAAAGACGAGGTCGCGCGGTGAAGAAGCTGCTCCTGGTCGCACTGGCCGCCATCGGCGGGCTCCTCGTGTACCGCCAGATCCAGGCGGATCGCGCCGAGCAGGATCTGTGGACGGAGGCGACTGACTCCGTGCCCACGGGTTCGTGAGTGTCGATACCAGAATCTGAACAGACCCCGACCGCCTGAGCGGTCGGGGTTTTGTGTTGTCCCCTGCCAGGTGTCGCTTCCTGTTGCGGGGGCCCGGCGGGTGCTGTAGGCGTTCATGTGGTCCGGTACGGCGAGTGCGACCAGGGGAGGGCGGCACGTGCGGGGGCGAGGGCTACGTACGGCGTGGCGGTGGCGGGAGCGGCGGTTCGGCCGGCGGGCGGTGTCCGGTGCCGGTGCGGTGCGGACGGTTCTGCTGTCGGGACTGTGCGCACTGCTCGTCCTGCCGACGGTCGGTACCGCGCCCGCGGCCGCTGCCGAGGACGGGCGGTCGTACGCCTTCGCGCCCGGCGCCCGTGACGTCGCGGGCGCGACGGGCCCCGCCACGGCCGGGCGGCTGGACCCCGGCCGTATCTACCGCAGCTCCCTGCCGAGGAACGGCAGGCTCTACTACCGGCTCGACCTCACCGCCGCCGACACGGCGTACGTCCCCGTCACCGCCGTACCCCCGGCGAACGCCACCGTCTCCGCCACCGACGGCATCAGGGTGTCGGTCCAGGACGCGCAGGGCACGCCCTGCGGCTACGCCGCCGCCCGCTTCGGCGCCGGCCTCAGCCCGCGCCCGGTCACCGCGCTGGGACAGCGGGAGGCGGGCAAGGCGCTGTGCCAGGGCAAGGGGACGTTCTACGTGCTCGTCGAGCGCCTCGACGCCGAGGGCTCCGGTACGGCGGGCCCGGCACAGCGCTGGGGCCTGGAGATCGCGCCCGCCACGGAACCGGGCCCGGCCCGGGCCGGCTCCACCTCCGCGCCGCAGACCTGGGACTCCGCCACCCCCGAGCCGCTCGGCGGTACGCCCCGCGACGCCTCCGGCGGCACCGGTTTCGCCTCGGCCCGCGCGCTGGGCCAAGGGGTGTGGCGGACCGGCCTCGTGCCCGGTGAGACCCGGTTCTACAAGGTGCCGGTCGACTGGGGCCGGCAACTGAACGCCTCCGCCGAGCTGGACGGTGCCTCGGGACACGGGTATGTCGGCGGCGCCTTGAACCTCTCCCTCTACAACCCCGTCCGCGGCTACGTCGAGGAGGCCGCCCTCGGCTACACCGGCATCCGGAGACCCGCCGTACTCACACCGCTCCCGCCGGTGGAGTACGCCAACCGCTACGCCGCTCCCGCCGGGGTGACCTCGGTCCGCTTCGCCGGCGACTACTACCTGGTGCTGCATCTCAGCCGGCAGCTGACCGGCCTGTACGGGCAGGGTCCGTTCGGTGTGACGCTGCAGGTCCGGGAGGCCGGGCGGGCGCACGCGGGGCCGCAGTACGCCGGGCGGCCCGTGCCGGGCGATGCGTTCACGCTCACCGGGCCGGACCAGGCGGCGGCGCTCACCGGGGGCACGGCGGGCATCGGGAGTACCGGGGGCGACTCCGGGATGAAGCTCGTCGCGATCGGCGGGATCGGCCTGGGCACCGTGCTGCTGCTGGTGCTCGCCGTCTGGACGCTGACGGCGCGGCGGGCTCAGACGCGGGTCAACGCCCAGAAGCCCACCGCGTAACAGGCCAGCGCCAGCAGCAGCATGGGGATCGCCACCTTGGCCGGCGGCCCGGTCCGCCGGCTCCGTCCCGCCCGGCGCGACCGGCTCGCCCGATGCCGTTGCGCCGGCGCGCCGGAGATCGGCTGAGGCGGGGGCGGGGGCGGAGCCTGCGCGTCCTGGGTGGTGTACGAAGCGGTGGAGGTGTCATGCCCTGTCATCGCGCTCGGGGTGGGGGTGTGGGGGGAGTAGTACGGCTGGTGAGGCGGGAGTGGGGAGGGGAGGGCGGAAGGGGGCTGGGGCAGCTGGACGTACGGGGGGTACGGGGAGGGAGCGCCGGTGTGCGGTAGCTGTTCGGCGGCCTGCCGGGGCGGTTGTTGCGGGTACGGCTCGGGGGTGGAGGGCTCTTGGGGAGGCGGGAGACGGAAGCTGCCGGTGTCCGAGAGGGAGCCGGTGCCCGGGTCGGCTAGGGAATCCGTGCCGGGACCGGGACTGGGGGCGGGGTCGGCAGCCGGCACGGGAGTCGTATCCACGCCCTCGA
The genomic region above belongs to Streptomyces sp. CG1 and contains:
- a CDS encoding DUF6344 domain-containing protein, encoding MTQNKVMNLWTAIVTAFLALCTALGLITTTTATTAAAAAQPESSTRTGTAQRTAPTIPAPRHWAWSYSRALPPTMKQRIRAEAHGKSPSCRHRPLSDTPESTAVPEEPAAARLDC
- a CDS encoding ferredoxin, producing MKVSVDRALCYGSAECAHRAPDVFAFEDGYGVVRPGHEESADDPRVLEAVEKCPSQAISLR
- a CDS encoding glycosyltransferase family 2 protein: MSAAVSRRVTVITAVHGPSARFLPEAHASLCEQRLPSGWTWEWVIQQDGTTDEVRPYVPDDARVSFGQGRPGGPGVARTIALARAGGAYVKVLDADDRLTPGALTRDLAVLEADRTIGWTTSRALDLLPDGSTAGFPGEPDDGPLDRGSVFEHWKRNDFRAPVHPATLCVRRELLVALGGWMALPASEDTGLLLALDAVSRGWFSAETGLLYRKWDGQVTGQASHADPVERAARTAVAEARTRALADLGWTYPAGARTP
- a CDS encoding DLW-39 family protein, which codes for MKKLLLVALAAIGGLLVYRQIQADRAEQDLWTEATDSVPTGS